A single window of Pseudophryne corroboree isolate aPseCor3 chromosome 5, aPseCor3.hap2, whole genome shotgun sequence DNA harbors:
- the LOC134928325 gene encoding uncharacterized protein LOC134928325: MDDATADVILRDILNKPDYCHNTSIQNSNVVDEQPFFPHATGGRAKTFEYKADDAVAMRYAPTIPSGCDTVAQIPRLSTSGKISKRTTAAETESHQFAAADDAVARRYAPLIPTVSDTCAQIHRPSTSGKISKRTTAAEAENHQFVTPAIVHKDVARSSVMAVHNGCIVPNKRKPARPRTNERSHNSTFTDLKRKLSYSENDKPQRRRIALQTVSCVSNDVAVTSKHTAFNTADRDVAGNTKTVKVKRASRLSRSNVKQLSQSAVITIPDTQVCSETETRHIAGIGLLSNIDSRSNVKQLSQSDVITITDTQDCSETETRHIAGNPVISDIDDINGQELITNCVESTTQDPQNSSDEVLSAVAGIPGDTTTVDCVTSMPNIFTTTALVHASADACVPARGLAPDIVDECQNSEQLGQDAEIQFYALLGKIREDVENMGVKAGYLLKHIKGVCHGSKCKQDIVKEVVETYMNVMSKYIDRSVKTTEFIKANIHHFAEINETDP; the protein is encoded by the exons atggatgatgcgacggctgatgttattctacgggatatattgaacaaacctgattattgtcacaacacatctatacagaacagcaatgttgttgatgagcaaccgtttttcccacacgcgacagggggtcgtgctaaaacattcgaatataaagcag atgacgctgtagcaatgcgttatgcgccgacgataccatcaggatgtgatacagtagcgcaaataccccgtcttagtacaagcgggaaaatatcaaaacgcacaaccgccgctgaaacggaaagccatcaattcgcagcagcag atgatgctgtagcaagacgctatgctcctttgataccaacagtcagtgatacatgcgcgcagatacacagacctagtacaagcgggaaaatatcaaaacgcacaaccgccgctgaagcggagaaccatcaattcgtaacgccggcaattgtacataaggacgttgctaggtcatcagttatggctgtgcataacggctgtatcgtcccgaacaaacgaaagccagctcgaccaagaacgaatgagagaagtcataattcaacatttacagatctgaaaagaaaattgtcatattccgaaaatgataagccgcaacggagaaggatcgcgttacaaactgtatcatgcgtaagtaatgatgttgctgtaacatcaaaacacacagcgtttaacactgcagaccgggatgtcgctggtaatacaaagactgtaaaggttaagagggcatcgcgtctctcaagaagtaatgttaagcaattgtcgcaatccgctgtaatcacaattccagatacacaggtttgttctgaaacagaaacaagacacatagcaggcattggtttgttatcaaatattgactcaagaagtaatgttaagcaattgtcgcaatccgatgtcatcactattaccgatacacaggattgctctgaaacagaaacaagacacatagccggtaatcctgtgatatcagatattgatgacataaatgggcaagagcttattacaaactgtgtagagtcaacgacacaagatccgcagaatagttctgatgaagtattatcagccgttgcaggaatacctggtgatactacaacggttgattgtgtaacatcaatgcccaatatttttacaacgacagccctggtacacgcatcggctgatgcttgtgtaccggcgcgagggctagcgcccgacatagttgatgaatgtcaaaattcagaacaattaggccaagacgctgaaatacaattttacgcgctgttgggtaagatacgggaagatgttgagaacatgggcgtaaaagccggatacttgttaaagcacattaaaggtgtgtgccacggtagtaaatgtaaacaagacattgttaaagaagttgttgagacgtatatgaatgtcatgtcaaaatacatagatcggtcggttaagaccactgaatttattaaagccaacatacatcattttgcagaaataaatgaaactgatccgtga